From Xyrauchen texanus isolate HMW12.3.18 chromosome 36, RBS_HiC_50CHRs, whole genome shotgun sequence, one genomic window encodes:
- the LOC127629768 gene encoding protein phosphatase 1D-like, producing MDEIFSCRASIYYDQGGRKYMEDLMAMKQEDEPSEDELNAAESGEDAAASKNLPAGKNPDASIQDSIPGSITVTYVQDDNAGSALRQASMPTARPSKDIHRSRDVAIFAVFDGHGGSDAARFARDHLWDHIKRQRGFWSKDDDEVCAALRKGFIYCHHAMWKKLPEWPKTSTGLPSTSGTTASIVVIRRDRMYVAHVGDSAVVLGVQDDPSDDFIRAVEITQDHKPELPKERERIEGLGGSVIKKSGVNRVVWKRPRLTHNGPVRRSTVIDQIPFLAVARALGDLWSYDFYSGEFVVSPEPDTAVIKLDLKQHRYVIVGSDGLWNMVSAQEAVSICQDNDKAKAKNQKENVSNAVLLVNHALLRWRQRMLRADNTSAIVICLEPFRTSSESLLPYEVVYNQQGPKCDSIPKPCPDSVSSQIPLQDAPSPASELKPTPEQQNGSCETRSCGISESSPYSLTNSEDLPCKDLRNNSLDNEANCDQVPTGKRVLDDSSTPVGKKPRRSLSHSPYKESCISPRKQSKQPLPKSSGKGQKQSENGQVLLQQRGNTTVCVC from the exons ATGGATGAGATATTTTCATGCCGAGCAAGTATTTATTACGACCAAGGCGGCAGGAAATACATGGAGGACTTGATGGCGATGAAGCAGGAGGACGAGCCAAGTGAAGATGAACTGAACGCCGCGGAAAGTGGCGAGGACGCGGCTGCATCAAAAAACCTTCCCGCGGGGAAAAACCCTGACGCTTCGATTCAAGACTCCATCCCTGGATCTATAACGGTTACATATGTCCAGGACGATAATGCGGGCTCAGCTCTTCGGCAGGCGTCCATGCCCACGGCCCGCCCGTCCAAAGACATCCATCGTTCGCGGGATGTTGCTATTTTCGCCGTGTTCGATGGCCACGGGGGTTCGGACGCGGCGCGTTTCGCTCGCGACCATCTGTGGGATCACATCAAAAGACAAAGAGGCTTTTGGTCAAAAGACGACGACGAGGTGTGCGCGGCTTTGCGAAAGGGGTTTATCTATTGTCACCATGCCATGTGGAAAAAATTAC CGGAATGGCCGAAGACCTCTACAGGACTTCCCAGCACATCAGGCACAACTGCTAGTATTGTGGTGATCCGACGTGACCGTATGTATGTGGCCCATGTTGGGGACTCTGCTGTGGTGTTGGGGGTGCAGGATGATCCCTCTGACGATTTCATCCGAGCAGTGGAAATTACACAGGATCATAAACCTGAACTCCCAAAGGAAAGGGAGAGAATAGAGGGACTGGGTGGCAG TGTAATTAAAAAGTCTGGAGTCAATAGGGTGGTGTGGAAGAGACCCAGACTCACCCACAATGGACCAGTAAGGAGGAGTACCGTTATTGATCAGATCCCCTTCCTTGCTGTGGCCCGAGCTCTTG GTGATCTCTGGAGTTATGACTTCTATAGTGGAGAATTTGTAGTTTCACCAGAGCCTGATACTGCGGTAATCAAGCTGGATTTGAAGCAGCACCGATATGTCATAGTAGGCAGTGATGGGTTATGGAACATGGTGTCAGCACAGGAAGCAGTGTCTATTTGTCAGGACAATGACAAGGCCAAG GCAAAGAACCAAAAGGAAAACGTTTCTAATGCTGTTCTGCTGGTGAACCATGCCTTACTGAGATGGCGTCAACGCATGCTCCGGGCTGATAATACCAGCGCCATTGTTATCTGTTTGGAGCCATTTAGGACATCTTCAGAGAGCTTGCTACCTTATGAGGTTGTATATAATCAACAGGGACCAAAGTGTGACTCCATTCCTAAACCTTGCCCTGACTCAGTGTCATCTCAG ATTCCACTGCAAGATGCACCCTCACCTGCAAGTGAACTTAAGCCAACCCCAGAGCAGCAAAACGGCAGCTGTGAGACGAGGAGTTGTGGAATATCTGAATCATCTCCTTATAGCCTTACAAACTCTGAGGACCTGCCTTGCAAAGACCTCAGGAATAACTCCTTGGATAATGAGGCCAATTGTGACCAAGTGCCTACAGGCAAACGGGTGCTGGACGATTCCTCCACACCTGTAGGGAAGAAGCCTCGTCGTAGTTTGTCCCATTCCCCTTATAAAGAGTCCTGTATATCCCCACGAAAACAGAGCAAGCAGCCCTTGCCGAAGAGCAGTGGCAAGGGTCAGAAACAGTCTGAAAATGGCCAAGTTCTGCTTCAGCAGCGTGGAAAtactactgtatgtgtttgttga